Proteins from one Ananas comosus cultivar F153 linkage group 5, ASM154086v1, whole genome shotgun sequence genomic window:
- the LOC109710280 gene encoding uncharacterized protein LOC109710280, with protein sequence MVKFTGRELVRPGITRFATNFIALNSILQNKNGLKSMFASDEWQTSRYATTADGKSIEQIIMSTKFWDYVKEIVDIVELLNVVLRLVDQEKIPQMGHVYYKLRMAKYNIKKNNPLRFQSFLKIIDRRWDVQMSRDLHLAGYYLNPSYHHCYNLGFDDELLKALRNVINRLERDPTHAALAISEV encoded by the exons ATGGTGAAATTCACAGGACGAGAACTCGTACGTCCCGGTATTACACGATTTGCAACAAATTTTATTGCTCTAAACAGtatccttcaaaataaaaatggattAAAGTCCATGTTTGCATCAGATGAATGGCAAACATCTCGTTATGCCACCACGGCTGATGGAAAATCGATTGAGCAAATAATTATGTCTACCAAGTTTTGGGATTATGTGAAAGAGATTGTTGATATTGTGGAGCTGCTAAATGTGGTCCTCCGTTTAGTGGATCAGGAAAAAATACCTCAAATGGGACATGTTTATTATAAACTGAGGATggctaaatataatattaaaaaaaataatccactacGGTTCCAatcttttctaaaaattattgacAGACGTTGGGACGTCCAGATGAGCCGGGATCTACACTTAGCAG GTTATTATCTTAATCCGTCATACCATCATTGTTATAATCTTGGATTTGATGATGAACTGTTGAAGGCATTACGAAACGTTATCAATAGATTGGAGAGGGATCCAACACATGCTGCTCTTGCCATAAGTgaggtataa
- the LOC109710702 gene encoding SKP1-like protein 11: MESEVTRMIKIRSCDGAMLDVPEAVAVQSRLIRHVVEDVEAEHPIPLPFIMAKTLTLAFEDCTKQADFAAAPKTEIKDWDKQFVDALLMDALYDLVEASNYLAIKELMDLCCERVAGMIREKNVEKVHTTFDIVNDFPPGGEDEFEKL; the protein is encoded by the exons ATGGAATCAGAGGTAACGAGGATGATAAAGATAAGGAGCTGTGATGGCGCGATGCTCGACGTGCCAGAGGCAGTGGCGGTGCAGTCGAGGTTGATAAGGCACGTCGTCGAGGATGTCGAAGCCGAACACCCGATCCCATTGCCGTTCATCATGGCGAAGACCCTAACCCTGGCATTCGAGGACTGCACGAAGCAAGCCGACTTCGCCGCTGCTCCGAAGACGGAGATCAAGGACTGGGACAAGCAGTTTGTTGACGCGCTCTTGATGGACGCACTCTACGATCTCGTCGAG GCGTCGAATTATTTGGCGATTAAAGAATTGATGGATTTGTGTTGCGAGAGAGTTGCCGGCATGATAAGGGAGAAAAATGTAGAAAAAGTACACACAACCTTCGACATCGTGAATGATTTTCCGCCAGGCGGAGAAGACGAGTTTGAGAAGTTGTAG
- the LOC109710703 gene encoding putative HTLV-1-related endogenous sequence, whose product MPSRLSSTSALTTLTSSRRRATPAAGKARFALFPPSSPPSLFNLCSRSTLRDLHSQAPSPGRGPASGDSPRRHRRPSAPPPPPKPAAARSRQIWPRSFSSLLALSPPLWDGRDGLPRSPGDLRRRPHRQRTPPEPPQLPAATCNHPGRAWVIFASARRHRSLSVAPPSGDLARASPPSPHAAGRRPSSLRRPESVRA is encoded by the coding sequence ATGCCCAGCCGCCTCAGCTCGACCTCTGCCCTAACCACGCTCACATCCAGCCGCCGGCGTGcgactccggccgccggaaaagccagGTTTGCTCTTTTTCCACCTTCCTCTCCACCTAGCCTCTTCAATCTCTGTTCGAGATCAACCCTGAGGGATCTACACTCTCAAGCGCCCTCCCCTGGCCGTGGCCCAGCCTCCGGCGACTCCCCTCGTCGCCACCGTCGTCCCagcgcaccgccgccgccgcccaagcCGGCTGCGGCCAGATCTAGGCAGATCTGGCCCAGGAGCTTTAGCTCCCTGCTAGCACTGTCGCCGCCACTTTGGGACGGCCGAGACGGCCTCccccggagccccggcgacctccgccgccggccccaCCGCCAGCgcacgccgccggagccgccccAGCTCCCTGCGGCCACCTGCAATCACCCAGGCCGAGCTTGGGTCATCTTTGCAtccgcgcgccgccaccgctccCTATCAGTCGCGCCGCCCTCCGGCGACCTCGCGCGCGcctccccgccgtccccgcacgccgccggccgccgcccgaGCTCTCTGCGCCGTCCTGAGAGCGTACGGGCCTAG